One genomic window of Archaeoglobus neptunius includes the following:
- a CDS encoding TolB family protein, with translation MDYETRVTECFEMNGKNLNPKWSPDGSKIAFSAKISGKRGIWVMNADGSGKRRIGSGVQPEWRSESELCFLNNSALYCANVESREQKTIAERVGHYTLYDALLAHDYGFNVTLLCLNSKEEIELTKSRHDMLPIFSPDGKKVAFTTDRFGNYDIWIASRTG, from the coding sequence ATGGACTACGAAACAAGAGTTACGGAGTGCTTTGAAATGAACGGCAAAAATCTGAACCCGAAGTGGAGCCCGGATGGGAGCAAAATAGCCTTCTCTGCGAAAATATCGGGTAAAAGGGGGATATGGGTGATGAATGCCGATGGTAGCGGGAAGAGAAGGATCGGCAGCGGAGTGCAGCCTGAGTGGAGATCAGAAAGTGAGCTGTGTTTCCTCAATAATTCCGCCCTCTACTGCGCGAATGTGGAGAGCAGAGAGCAGAAGACCATTGCCGAGAGAGTTGGACATTACACGCTATATGACGCTTTATTGGCCCATGATTACGGCTTCAACGTGACCCTTTTGTGTCTGAACTCTAAGGAGGAGATTGAACTTACGAAAAGCAGACATGACATGCTTCCGATTTTCAGTCCAGATGGTAAGAAGGTTGCCTTTACAACCGACAGATTCGGGAACTATGACATATGGATAGCTTCGCGAACAGGTTAG
- the argH gene encoding argininosuccinate lyase yields MLRDSRMEKGMDSRALKLSSSIAHDRNIFYYDILVDVAHTLTLHKSGYLSDTEAAEILKALKEIKDRGYNTEWKYEDVHEAIEAEVTRLTPAGMKMHTGRSRNDEVATCLRLFARDHLLNLAENILLIMEVILNRAENSNSIMPGFTHLQYAQPTRLSHHLIAYHDMLSRDFDRALEAFKRANRSPLGSAAFASTGYILDRHYSARLLGFDGVVENSEDAVSSRDFIIDAVYVCASLMLSISRIAEEIVLFSSEFDFIDLPDEFASTSSIMPQKKNPDIAELLRANAGRMIGNLTATMSIYKAMPFSYNRDFQEMNAILYDSLKRAETASEVLAAMFEKIRFKKDVIEKKASKGFATATELADMLVMKYNIPFRISHRIIGKLAARGVQKPTGKDIESLAREMGYSIKINDDDIDEAMNIGKAVERRKNTGGTALEEVRRMITARKSELKDRRAKIRNLRGRIGLSLRMLYQEAEKLEVNFHA; encoded by the coding sequence ATGCTCAGAGATAGCAGAATGGAAAAAGGCATGGACTCTCGCGCTCTCAAACTTTCGAGTTCAATTGCTCATGATAGAAATATTTTCTACTATGACATTCTCGTAGATGTTGCCCACACTCTGACCCTTCACAAATCAGGCTATCTCTCCGACACAGAGGCGGCCGAGATACTCAAGGCTCTTAAAGAAATTAAGGATAGGGGTTACAACACGGAGTGGAAATACGAGGACGTCCACGAGGCGATTGAGGCAGAGGTTACCAGATTAACTCCTGCTGGAATGAAGATGCACACGGGAAGGAGTAGAAATGATGAGGTTGCCACGTGTCTCAGACTGTTTGCGAGAGACCATCTTCTGAACCTTGCCGAAAACATCCTGCTGATTATGGAGGTGATACTTAACAGGGCCGAAAACAGCAATTCAATAATGCCGGGGTTCACCCACCTGCAGTACGCCCAGCCCACCAGACTATCTCACCACCTGATTGCCTACCATGATATGCTTTCAAGGGATTTTGATAGAGCTCTGGAAGCGTTCAAGAGGGCGAACAGGTCACCTCTCGGTTCAGCAGCATTTGCATCAACCGGCTATATTCTCGACAGACATTACTCTGCAAGACTCCTCGGATTCGACGGGGTTGTTGAGAACTCAGAAGACGCTGTTTCTTCGAGAGATTTCATAATAGACGCTGTGTATGTGTGTGCATCCCTGATGCTGTCCATTAGCAGAATCGCCGAAGAGATCGTTCTTTTCTCTTCCGAATTTGACTTTATTGATTTGCCAGATGAATTCGCTTCCACATCATCCATCATGCCACAAAAAAAGAATCCCGACATTGCCGAACTGCTGAGAGCCAATGCTGGACGGATGATTGGAAATCTCACGGCCACAATGAGCATATACAAAGCCATGCCGTTCAGCTACAACAGAGACTTTCAGGAAATGAATGCCATTCTCTACGACTCGCTGAAAAGGGCTGAAACGGCAAGTGAGGTTCTTGCAGCGATGTTCGAAAAAATCAGATTTAAGAAGGATGTTATTGAGAAGAAAGCTTCAAAGGGATTTGCAACAGCCACGGAACTCGCTGACATGCTGGTAATGAAATACAACATTCCTTTCAGAATCTCACACCGCATCATTGGAAAGCTGGCTGCCAGAGGGGTGCAAAAACCTACCGGGAAAGATATTGAGTCCCTGGCCAGGGAAATGGGCTACAGTATAAAAATAAATGACGACGATATTGACGAAGCCATGAATATCGGGAAGGCTGTGGAGAGGAGAAAGAATACTGGTGGCACCGCCTTGGAGGAGGTAAGGAGAATGATAACTGCCAGAAAAAGTGAACTCAAAGATAGAAGAGCTAAAATCAGAAATCTGAGGGGAAGAATAGGTCTTAGCTTGAGAATGCTTTACCAGGAGGCGGAGAAGCTGGAGGTGAATTTCCATGCTTGA
- a CDS encoding cytochrome c maturation protein CcmE domain-containing protein, producing the protein MDSRKLSLMMFAGFMVLVIFALYHFASPYKTPSDLIKMESAENVQVVGKIADVRANGHETRFVLTDGKNEIDVVYQGEVQKYDTEVVVVGDWKNGVLIAKEILRKCHTEYTGG; encoded by the coding sequence ATGGACAGCAGGAAACTGAGCTTGATGATGTTTGCGGGATTCATGGTTTTAGTTATTTTCGCCCTGTATCATTTTGCGTCTCCTTACAAAACACCCTCAGATTTGATTAAAATGGAAAGTGCCGAAAATGTACAGGTTGTGGGTAAAATTGCTGATGTCAGAGCCAATGGTCACGAAACCAGGTTTGTCCTCACAGATGGTAAAAATGAAATTGATGTAGTATATCAGGGGGAAGTGCAGAAGTACGATACTGAGGTTGTTGTTGTTGGTGATTGGAAAAATGGCGTTTTAATAGCCAAGGAAATTCTGAGGAAGTGCCATACAGAATACACAGGTGGTTAG
- the gatD gene encoding Glu-tRNA(Gln) amidotransferase subunit GatD, whose translation MLEGRRVRIKAKGRVFEGIAMPSFTGNFVLKLDNGYNIGFKEYELLEVLDEERFEVEIPQLARKEGLPNLKIISTGGTIASKVDYRTGAVTSQFSAEEIASEVPELTEICNVDAELLYNILSENMKPQNWIELARHVYDALKKHDGVIITHGTDTMHYSSAALSFMISTPKPVVFVGAQRSSDRPSSDAAMNLLCAARVASEDLGEVVVTMHGSTSDDFCYVHRGVKVRKNHTSRRDAFQSINIRPIARVEYPSLNVEWISWRFRRNERELNLMDRLEEKVVLIKFFPGLRSDILEYYHSRGFRGFVIEGTGLGHVSTDWMETLRRICEDSVVVMTSQCLWGRVCDRVYDTGRDLIRAGVIEGEDMLPEVALIKLMWLLGNYSMEEAKEMVKKNIVGEIEPTTKY comes from the coding sequence ATGCTTGAGGGCAGGAGGGTGAGGATTAAAGCCAAGGGAAGGGTTTTTGAGGGCATAGCAATGCCGTCCTTCACCGGAAATTTCGTATTAAAGCTTGACAACGGTTATAACATCGGATTCAAAGAATACGAGCTTCTCGAAGTACTGGATGAGGAGAGATTCGAGGTAGAAATTCCCCAACTCGCCAGAAAGGAGGGATTACCCAACCTGAAAATTATTTCCACGGGAGGTACCATAGCAAGCAAGGTTGATTACCGAACCGGTGCAGTAACCAGCCAGTTCTCCGCTGAGGAAATTGCTTCCGAGGTTCCAGAACTGACCGAAATCTGTAACGTCGACGCAGAGCTGCTCTACAATATACTGAGCGAAAACATGAAGCCCCAGAACTGGATTGAGCTTGCCAGACACGTTTACGATGCGCTGAAAAAACATGATGGAGTCATAATCACACATGGAACCGACACGATGCACTACTCATCCGCTGCGCTTTCCTTCATGATCTCAACCCCCAAACCAGTTGTATTCGTAGGTGCACAGAGAAGCTCGGACAGGCCGAGCAGTGATGCAGCAATGAATCTTCTCTGCGCTGCAAGGGTTGCGAGTGAAGACCTGGGAGAGGTTGTTGTCACAATGCATGGATCCACAAGCGATGACTTCTGCTATGTCCACAGGGGTGTGAAGGTGAGAAAAAATCACACCTCAAGAAGAGATGCGTTTCAGTCGATCAACATCAGACCAATTGCCAGAGTGGAGTACCCATCTCTGAATGTCGAATGGATTTCGTGGAGGTTCAGAAGGAATGAAAGGGAGCTCAATCTGATGGACAGGCTGGAGGAGAAAGTCGTACTCATAAAATTCTTCCCCGGTTTGAGGAGTGACATTCTCGAATACTACCACTCCAGGGGTTTCAGGGGTTTTGTAATTGAGGGGACGGGTCTTGGTCACGTTTCGACTGACTGGATGGAGACATTGAGGCGAATTTGCGAGGACTCTGTGGTTGTCATGACCTCCCAGTGTTTGTGGGGAAGGGTCTGTGACAGGGTTTACGACACCGGAAGAGATCTGATAAGAGCCGGTGTGATTGAGGGGGAAGATATGCTGCCGGAAGTGGCCCTTATAAAACTGATGTGGCTGCTCGGAAACTACAGTATGGAGGAGGCAAAAGAAATGGTAAAGAAGAACATAGTCGGCGAAATCGAGCCAACAACCAAGTATTAG
- a CDS encoding Lrp/AsnC ligand binding domain-containing protein has translation MVIGVTMVNVAPGKEKDVYLKIKNKKDVREVYHVFGEFDFVVIIDTKSLSDLNRLVDEIRTIEGVTKTQTVVGAEI, from the coding sequence ATGGTAATAGGAGTAACGATGGTCAATGTCGCTCCGGGAAAGGAGAAAGATGTCTATCTCAAAATCAAGAACAAGAAGGATGTGAGAGAGGTCTATCACGTTTTTGGAGAGTTTGACTTCGTTGTCATAATAGACACCAAGAGCCTTTCCGATCTCAACAGGCTGGTTGACGAGATAAGAACGATTGAGGGTGTTACAAAGACTCAAACAGTGGTTGGAGCTGAGATATGA
- the ccsA gene encoding cytochrome c biogenesis protein CcsA gives MELGNFLLLLSFLTCIASSLLFYGRRRLVIAENLLYASLSFLLASLVLLIYYFVTDNFQIWYVYANSDAGMPLIYKISAAWAGKEGSLLLWAFFNLFLLSIYLNSGKKDDSKAITAFIVTVFSAYLLLILFLVSNPFATLSYVPSNGYGLNPLLRTIEMAVHPPVVFLAYSLSTLLFAIHLSNAEKSYIVSRVTWLTLTLGIVIGGIWAYRTLGWGGFWGWDPVENASLLPWLTLTLYFHVKKNREFFAYATFTLVLLATFITRSGIISSVHSFGGEYSDYFYVVPFTASLVPVIRRAMRFGELKSVCFSQLPVAFSAMLIVVLLGTLANLIVKVEKAYYLVTFLPIFAVLASVAALKIRNMDTARKMLHFGMILLFVGSASVWLFEQHETVNLGKNTEFKLMDMWIGEDAEKFTVYSKISTPYGEITPKVLIYKIDREDRRVSTVSVISYPWMDHYFAITSFDLKSGSVTIEYYRVPLILAVWVGSALMIAGEMFRLRGRG, from the coding sequence TTGGAGCTGGGAAACTTTCTTCTGCTCTTGTCATTTTTAACGTGCATTGCATCATCGCTTCTGTTTTACGGGAGAAGACGCCTTGTTATAGCCGAAAATTTGCTTTACGCATCATTATCCTTCCTGCTTGCATCTCTTGTTCTGCTCATATATTACTTTGTGACCGACAATTTTCAGATTTGGTATGTTTATGCGAACTCGGATGCAGGGATGCCCCTTATTTACAAAATAAGTGCGGCCTGGGCTGGAAAGGAGGGCAGTCTACTTTTATGGGCTTTCTTCAATCTGTTTCTCCTCTCCATATATCTAAATTCGGGTAAAAAAGACGACTCAAAAGCAATCACGGCCTTTATCGTGACGGTATTCTCGGCCTATCTCTTGCTGATACTTTTTCTCGTGTCAAATCCTTTCGCAACTCTATCCTATGTTCCTTCTAACGGTTATGGACTGAATCCACTTCTGAGAACAATTGAGATGGCTGTGCATCCTCCAGTAGTTTTTCTGGCATATTCTCTCTCAACTCTACTCTTCGCAATCCACCTTTCGAATGCTGAAAAGTCCTACATCGTAAGCCGGGTCACGTGGCTTACCTTAACTCTGGGCATAGTTATTGGAGGGATATGGGCTTATAGGACTCTCGGCTGGGGAGGGTTCTGGGGTTGGGATCCAGTTGAGAATGCGTCTCTCCTGCCCTGGTTAACTCTGACTCTGTATTTTCACGTCAAAAAGAACAGGGAATTTTTTGCATATGCCACATTCACTCTGGTTTTGCTTGCTACTTTCATTACAAGGAGCGGCATCATAAGTTCTGTTCACAGCTTTGGCGGGGAGTATTCAGATTACTTCTATGTTGTCCCGTTTACCGCATCTCTAGTACCCGTCATTCGAAGAGCGATGAGATTCGGTGAATTAAAGAGTGTTTGCTTTTCTCAGCTTCCTGTAGCATTTTCAGCAATGCTTATTGTGGTTTTGCTCGGTACGCTGGCAAATCTTATCGTTAAAGTGGAGAAAGCTTACTACCTGGTGACGTTCCTTCCAATTTTCGCTGTGCTGGCATCTGTCGCTGCTTTGAAAATCAGAAATATGGACACTGCTCGAAAAATGCTTCACTTTGGTATGATACTTCTTTTTGTTGGTTCAGCTTCGGTCTGGCTTTTTGAGCAGCACGAAACGGTAAATCTGGGTAAAAACACTGAGTTCAAGCTCATGGATATGTGGATTGGAGAAGATGCTGAAAAATTTACGGTTTATTCTAAAATTTCCACACCTTATGGCGAGATTACTCCGAAAGTGTTGATATACAAAATTGATAGAGAAGATAGACGGGTTTCAACAGTCAGTGTCATCAGCTATCCCTGGATGGATCACTATTTTGCCATCACATCTTTCGATTTGAAGTCGGGCAGTGTGACCATCGAGTACTACCGTGTACCGTTGATTTTGGCGGTCTGGGTTGGCTCGGCACTCATGATTGCGGGAGAGATGTTCAGATTGAGAGGTCGTGGTTGA
- a CDS encoding deoxyhypusine synthase → MKVQSPEIRGGIRVSELIEMMKRTGFNARRLGEAAQVCNEMIKNDTFVFMTVAGAMVPAGMRNIIAGMLKNGFVNCLVTTGANIVHEISESLGLGHEIGSSYANDLELAERNINRIYDVFIAQEAFEKIEEFLSGVITELDGTYTSYEFLWEIGKRLDDSSSFLRIAWEKKIPIFCPTLHDSIAGLHVSIYRKDLQIDFFRDVNRMIDLCFQKRRMGVIIVGGGVPKNFTLQAMLLADGFDYAVQITTDSPQWGGLSGATLEEAKSWCKLKPDAKAVTVYCDATIALPLLYAFMLDSSLSGQTEK, encoded by the coding sequence ATGAAAGTTCAGAGTCCGGAAATCAGAGGGGGAATCAGAGTTTCAGAACTAATAGAAATGATGAAAAGAACCGGATTCAATGCAAGAAGGCTTGGTGAAGCCGCACAGGTTTGCAATGAGATGATAAAAAACGACACCTTCGTTTTTATGACTGTTGCAGGGGCGATGGTTCCTGCCGGTATGAGAAATATAATAGCAGGAATGCTCAAAAATGGGTTCGTAAACTGCCTTGTAACAACCGGGGCAAATATCGTGCATGAGATTTCTGAATCTCTGGGGCTTGGCCATGAGATCGGCTCCTCATACGCCAATGACCTGGAACTGGCTGAAAGAAACATAAACAGAATTTACGACGTGTTCATAGCTCAGGAGGCTTTTGAGAAAATTGAGGAATTCCTTTCAGGGGTTATCACCGAGCTTGATGGAACTTACACGAGTTACGAATTTCTGTGGGAAATTGGAAAAAGACTTGACGACAGCAGTTCTTTTCTCAGAATAGCCTGGGAGAAGAAAATTCCTATTTTCTGTCCCACCCTCCACGACTCGATAGCCGGCCTGCATGTCTCAATATACAGAAAAGACCTGCAGATAGATTTTTTTAGAGATGTAAACAGAATGATAGACCTCTGCTTCCAGAAAAGGAGGATGGGTGTGATTATTGTTGGAGGGGGTGTTCCAAAAAATTTCACCCTTCAGGCCATGCTTCTGGCCGATGGCTTTGATTATGCGGTGCAGATCACCACGGATTCTCCACAGTGGGGTGGCCTTAGCGGTGCAACACTTGAGGAAGCCAAAAGCTGGTGCAAGCTTAAGCCAGATGCGAAAGCTGTTACAGTCTACTGTGATGCAACAATCGCACTTCCTCTCCTCTATGCATTTATGCTCGACTCATCACTCTCTGGGCAAACCGAGAAGTGA
- a CDS encoding DNA topoisomerase VI subunit B — protein sequence MSEGGKHREISVAEFFEKNRHILGYANPSKAIITVVKEAVDNALDACEEAGILPDIFVRITKVDNHFKVTVEDNGPGIEREQIPRVFGKLLYGSRFHEIRQSRGQQGIGISAAVLYAQLTTGKPAVVVSKTVRDEKATKMVLYINTKKNEPEIVEVVEEDWYMPSGTKIELEIAGSYVRERKQSVLEYLRETSVINPHAKITFVEPDGTINEFDRVTDEIPAAPKSIKPHPHGIELGTLMNMLKTSKATTLKKFLKDEFVRVGDKIADDVLRRAGFSGTENIHEMGRDEAVKLLEAFRNTDFLPPPTDCLSPIGEKMIARSLMAEYSPEFVFAVTRRPKVYSGHPFLVEVGIAYGGEIKTEKVAVLRYANKIPLLYQQGGCAITKAVENVNWKTYGLMQNRGELPSGPAVILVHVASTNIPYTSESKEAIAAIPEIMDETRLALQEAGRKLKEYIERKSRQQKKKKKEEMISKVLPLIAKKVCEVLEKDPIEIDKIVARIMGYLYAEREMAEKDGVKEVVLRISNFTRSKKEFKVFEMCSGDVEAEGAKVSSSGFTTISWNLTLKPGEEVELRYTLKGRILNRKPLFDGVDREVLSGGEVMNY from the coding sequence ATGAGTGAGGGTGGTAAACACAGAGAGATAAGCGTTGCAGAGTTCTTTGAAAAGAATAGACACATCCTCGGATATGCGAACCCGTCGAAGGCAATCATAACTGTTGTGAAAGAGGCCGTAGATAACGCTCTCGACGCCTGCGAAGAGGCCGGAATTCTCCCTGACATTTTTGTGAGGATAACAAAGGTTGACAACCACTTCAAGGTCACCGTCGAGGACAATGGGCCCGGGATTGAGAGAGAGCAGATTCCACGAGTTTTCGGAAAGCTGCTTTATGGTTCGAGATTCCACGAAATAAGGCAGAGCAGAGGTCAGCAAGGAATTGGGATTTCTGCAGCAGTGCTGTACGCTCAGCTCACAACTGGAAAACCGGCGGTGGTCGTTTCAAAAACTGTCCGAGATGAAAAGGCTACGAAAATGGTCCTTTACATCAACACAAAGAAGAACGAGCCCGAAATCGTCGAGGTGGTTGAAGAGGACTGGTACATGCCCAGTGGAACGAAAATCGAGCTTGAAATTGCGGGAAGCTACGTTCGTGAAAGGAAACAGAGTGTACTAGAGTACCTGAGGGAAACGTCTGTCATAAATCCCCATGCCAAAATAACCTTTGTCGAGCCGGATGGGACGATTAACGAATTTGACAGAGTAACTGACGAAATTCCGGCAGCTCCCAAATCCATAAAACCACATCCACATGGAATCGAGCTTGGGACTCTGATGAACATGCTGAAAACTTCAAAGGCAACAACATTGAAGAAGTTTCTGAAAGATGAATTCGTGAGGGTCGGTGATAAAATTGCTGATGATGTCCTTAGAAGGGCCGGGTTCAGTGGCACCGAGAATATTCATGAGATGGGGAGGGATGAAGCTGTAAAACTTCTTGAAGCATTCCGTAACACCGATTTCCTTCCACCCCCAACAGACTGTCTCTCACCAATAGGAGAAAAGATGATTGCACGAAGTTTGATGGCTGAGTATTCTCCAGAATTCGTCTTTGCAGTAACCAGACGGCCAAAAGTCTATTCCGGACATCCCTTCCTGGTTGAGGTTGGAATCGCCTATGGTGGTGAAATAAAAACTGAAAAAGTTGCGGTTCTCAGATACGCAAACAAAATTCCTCTGCTTTACCAGCAGGGTGGCTGCGCAATAACAAAGGCTGTAGAGAACGTCAACTGGAAAACCTACGGGTTAATGCAAAACAGAGGTGAACTGCCTTCGGGCCCGGCTGTCATTCTCGTGCACGTTGCATCGACCAACATTCCATACACATCCGAATCGAAAGAGGCCATAGCGGCAATACCGGAGATAATGGATGAAACTCGTCTGGCGCTTCAGGAAGCAGGAAGAAAACTGAAGGAATACATCGAAAGAAAGAGCAGACAGCAGAAGAAGAAAAAGAAGGAGGAAATGATAAGCAAGGTTCTACCCCTTATAGCAAAGAAAGTCTGCGAAGTTCTCGAGAAAGATCCGATAGAGATCGACAAGATCGTGGCCAGAATCATGGGGTATCTCTACGCCGAGCGTGAAATGGCAGAGAAAGACGGTGTTAAAGAAGTGGTTTTGAGAATATCAAACTTCACAAGGTCCAAAAAAGAATTCAAAGTGTTTGAGATGTGTTCTGGCGATGTAGAGGCAGAGGGGGCAAAGGTGTCATCCTCGGGATTCACCACCATTTCATGGAATCTGACCCTGAAGCCGGGGGAAGAGGTTGAGCTGAGATACACTCTGAAAGGGAGAATTCTCAACAGGAAGCCACTTTTCGATGGAGTTGACAGGGAGGTGCTGAGCGGTGGAGAGGTGATGAACTACTAG
- a CDS encoding class I SAM-dependent methyltransferase, whose product MPHIFDPEKAHILESEWRKKVFPPDRVMKFIDDIEGLRKNIAFDIGAGTGYLTVPLAKMFKKVYAVEINVKMAEKLRKRIEDEKVLNVGIIVSEKPPEIDFHIDLVLFSNVLHEMENPQEYLEWGSRADYVVVAEWKKEETEFGPPVNERLSLEEITDLSGYKMVKFEELPFHYLAAFKT is encoded by the coding sequence ATGCCTCACATCTTCGACCCCGAAAAAGCCCATATCCTGGAGTCAGAATGGCGAAAAAAAGTATTTCCTCCAGACAGAGTAATGAAATTCATTGACGACATCGAGGGGCTTCGAAAAAATATTGCGTTCGATATCGGGGCTGGTACAGGTTATCTCACAGTGCCACTTGCAAAAATGTTCAAAAAAGTATATGCTGTTGAGATCAACGTAAAAATGGCCGAAAAATTGAGAAAAAGGATTGAAGATGAGAAGGTGCTGAATGTTGGAATAATAGTTTCAGAAAAGCCACCTGAGATAGACTTTCACATTGACCTTGTTCTGTTTTCAAACGTTCTCCATGAAATGGAAAACCCGCAGGAATACCTTGAATGGGGGAGCAGAGCAGACTACGTCGTTGTTGCAGAATGGAAAAAAGAGGAGACGGAGTTTGGACCACCGGTAAACGAAAGACTGAGCCTAGAAGAGATAACAGACTTATCGGGCTACAAAATGGTTAAGTTTGAGGAGCTGCCTTTCCACTACCTGGCAGCATTTAAAACGTAA
- a CDS encoding MBL fold metallo-hydrolase, protein MLLSRMYGDVEAVRVGTEVRGRVFHWVYLYHYRGLLFDTGCVNTALEVFQHFREREIKAVLITHHHEDHIGAVSLFRNITEVYVPPDSVEILKNPPDIPEYRKISWGQPESIVDVKVAGEKMVFDGLEVLMIKTPGHSFDHVSYLVDDKLFCSDLVINTAQMVCMREEDLLETIASIEWVLEYDFSRAYTGVGVSTREEVEEYVDYLRGLKARAEELYASGRGIDDIVNAIFPSPSQKAILMEFVSEKEWARENMVKSLLGLPRE, encoded by the coding sequence ATGCTTCTGTCCAGAATGTACGGGGATGTCGAAGCGGTTAGGGTTGGCACTGAGGTTCGGGGGAGAGTTTTTCACTGGGTTTATCTCTACCACTACAGAGGTCTTCTCTTCGATACCGGCTGTGTCAACACCGCACTGGAGGTTTTTCAGCATTTCAGGGAAAGGGAAATAAAGGCTGTACTCATTACACACCACCATGAGGATCACATAGGAGCTGTCAGCCTTTTCAGGAACATTACTGAGGTGTATGTCCCACCGGATTCGGTTGAAATACTCAAAAATCCGCCCGACATTCCGGAGTACAGAAAGATAAGCTGGGGTCAGCCCGAGAGCATCGTGGATGTGAAGGTTGCTGGAGAAAAGATGGTTTTTGATGGACTGGAAGTTCTGATGATTAAAACTCCCGGTCACAGTTTTGACCATGTTAGTTATCTTGTTGATGACAAGCTTTTCTGCAGTGATCTGGTGATCAACACCGCCCAGATGGTCTGCATGAGGGAGGAGGATTTGCTCGAAACCATCGCATCCATTGAGTGGGTTTTGGAATACGATTTTTCCCGTGCGTACACAGGTGTTGGGGTTTCAACGAGAGAGGAAGTTGAGGAGTATGTGGATTATCTCAGAGGTTTGAAGGCGAGGGCCGAGGAACTTTATGCGTCTGGCAGGGGTATCGATGATATTGTTAATGCAATCTTCCCCAGTCCTTCTCAAAAGGCAATTTTAATGGAATTTGTCAGCGAAAAAGAGTGGGCGAGAGAAAACATGGTGAAATCACTTCTCGGTTTGCCCAGAGAGTGA
- a CDS encoding type II toxin-antitoxin system VapC family toxin, whose amino-acid sequence MVEFTSALRRKADERVIRQKEVSYVLTKFHEDLANFIILKFDSNVISNAVEFVMRHRLKTLDSLQLSFAMKLKEYDPLFVSFDRKLLDCAKLEGFRVLDI is encoded by the coding sequence ATTGTCGAATTCACCTCGGCTTTAAGGAGGAAGGCTGACGAAAGGGTGATCAGACAAAAAGAGGTCTCTTACGTCCTTACTAAGTTTCATGAGGATCTCGCCAACTTCATCATCCTGAAATTCGATTCAAACGTCATCAGCAATGCCGTTGAGTTCGTTATGAGGCACCGCCTCAAAACTCTCGACTCTCTGCAACTGTCTTTCGCAATGAAACTCAAAGAATATGACCCTCTTTTTGTTAGTTTTGATCGAAAATTGCTTGATTGTGCGAAATTGGAGGGCTTTAGAGTTCTGGACATTTAG
- a CDS encoding DUF5350 domain-containing protein, whose product MGKTGSVTWVKIKKRNSNEYRLVPTKWQDYKKPGPNQKYTSDGKKRRRIKRSQKSILGVRS is encoded by the coding sequence ATGGGTAAGACAGGCAGTGTAACGTGGGTTAAGATAAAGAAGAGAAACAGTAATGAGTACAGGCTCGTTCCCACAAAGTGGCAGGACTACAAGAAGCCTGGACCGAACCAGAAGTATACATCTGATGGCAAAAAGAGGAGAAGGATAAAGAGATCCCAGAAATCCATCCTTGGAGTGCGGAGTTAA